Proteins from one Myxococcus xanthus genomic window:
- a CDS encoding alpha/beta fold hydrolase, translating into MERFVEVAEGVSLWVESHGPEDAPAILLIMGSTVSGLVWPDELVEALARRHRVIRYDHRDTGASTWAFDTVPYSATRMAEDALAILDALGVQRAHVVGLSLGGVLVQWLLVAHPERLLSATVIGAPALDGAPALDGMTARVPIDPGLFEFWRHMFEPREREAQIEWRVENWRRLHGAVLPFDAEEFRALERRIIGHAGRHDTSTAHARADPSGLARGAELAHVTIPTLVIATPEDPTNPESNARFLARTLPRSTLVTIDGMGHSVPRAVVPSLAKALLGHIETMAPR; encoded by the coding sequence ATGGAACGCTTCGTCGAGGTCGCCGAGGGAGTCTCTCTCTGGGTCGAGTCACATGGGCCCGAGGATGCTCCCGCCATCCTGCTCATCATGGGCTCCACCGTCTCGGGACTCGTCTGGCCCGACGAGCTCGTGGAGGCCCTGGCACGACGCCACCGCGTCATCCGCTATGACCACCGGGACACCGGCGCGTCCACATGGGCGTTCGATACCGTCCCCTACTCCGCGACCCGGATGGCCGAGGACGCACTCGCCATCCTCGATGCGCTCGGGGTCCAGCGCGCACACGTCGTGGGCCTGTCACTCGGAGGCGTCCTGGTGCAGTGGCTCCTGGTCGCCCACCCCGAGCGGCTGCTCAGCGCGACCGTCATCGGAGCGCCCGCCCTCGACGGGGCGCCCGCCCTCGACGGAATGACAGCACGCGTCCCCATCGACCCCGGCCTGTTCGAGTTCTGGCGCCACATGTTCGAACCCCGGGAGCGCGAGGCCCAGATCGAGTGGCGGGTCGAGAACTGGCGAAGGCTCCACGGCGCGGTGCTCCCCTTCGACGCCGAGGAGTTCCGCGCCCTGGAGCGGCGCATCATCGGCCACGCCGGCCGACACGACACCTCCACCGCCCACGCGCGAGCCGACCCCTCCGGCCTCGCACGCGGAGCCGAACTGGCCCACGTCACCATCCCCACGCTCGTCATCGCCACGCCGGAGGACCCGACCAACCCCGAGTCCAACGCGCGCTTCCTCGCTCGGACGCTGCCGCGCTCCACCCTGGTGACCATCGACGGCATGGGGCACTCGGTCCCGCGCGCCGTCGTGCCCTCGCTCGCGAAGGCGCTGCTGGGCCACATCGAGACAATGGCGCCTCGCTGA
- a CDS encoding DUF1501 domain-containing protein — translation MKASPAPGKPGKTLLDDTLVLVMSEFGRSWASRSSNGTYNLPDDHHPYTSVMFAGGNVAANRQVGTYTTRGLGVPVDIIEETGQTQKRVPRSAGVVTTALRIMGMETHHFFIPGGYGEVVGLRKG, via the coding sequence ATGAAGGCCTCGCCGGCGCCGGGCAAGCCGGGCAAGACGCTGCTGGATGACACGCTGGTGCTGGTGATGAGCGAGTTCGGCCGGAGCTGGGCCTCGCGCTCGAGCAACGGCACCTACAACCTGCCGGATGACCACCACCCGTACACCTCGGTGATGTTCGCCGGTGGCAACGTGGCGGCGAACCGGCAGGTGGGCACGTACACGACGCGCGGCCTCGGCGTCCCGGTGGACATCATCGAGGAGACGGGACAGACGCAGAAGCGCGTCCCGCGGTCCGCGGGCGTCGTCACCACGGCCCTTCGCATCATGGGCATGGAGACGCACCACTTCTTCATCCCCGGTGGGTACGGCGAGGTGGTGGGGCTGCGGAAGGGGTAG
- a CDS encoding cytochrome B6 — MSHAQEVQRRGSTSYMPVAQTEPFADVMARMKAEKPKITARHQQLLEHRYDLGNRPARGVTMSRGKAVQEGVRVKLPQGVTWESLAAMSPEAIRDRGLFPAGFMPLPHPNHPEGGMVFPKFHIDEIKRQEGRDLTRFDLDFDLPDHLLPEFPPPIFLTTRPDLGDVSQGKLVTIMNVQELFNGLLNPKQLEGLRLLVTPFPQQQFNQTADRRSELPSRGVSCFDCHVNGHSNGATHLVGDIRPQEFRHRIDTPTLRGVNIQRLFGSQRALKTVEDFTEFEQRAAYFDGDPVIATKKGVNILERGSQVHFMAEVQALLDFPPAPKLRFDGKLDPKKATQQEMRGQTLFFGKAQCSVCHLPPYYTDNLMHNLQAERFYKPRLVNGAVMGSDGPIKTFPLRGIKDSPPYLHDGRLMTLEDTVEFFNLVLETRLNAQEKKDLVAFMRTL; from the coding sequence ATGTCCCACGCCCAGGAAGTGCAGCGGCGTGGCAGCACCAGCTACATGCCCGTGGCCCAGACGGAGCCCTTCGCTGACGTCATGGCGCGGATGAAGGCGGAGAAGCCCAAAATCACCGCGCGCCACCAGCAGCTCCTGGAACACCGCTATGACCTGGGAAACCGTCCGGCCCGGGGCGTCACGATGTCCCGGGGGAAAGCCGTCCAGGAAGGCGTGCGGGTGAAGCTCCCACAGGGCGTGACCTGGGAGTCCCTCGCCGCCATGAGCCCGGAGGCGATTCGAGACAGGGGGCTCTTCCCCGCGGGCTTCATGCCATTGCCCCACCCGAATCATCCGGAAGGCGGCATGGTCTTCCCCAAGTTCCACATCGATGAAATCAAGCGGCAGGAAGGGAGGGACCTCACACGGTTCGACCTCGACTTCGACCTGCCGGACCACCTGCTGCCGGAGTTCCCGCCGCCCATCTTCCTCACCACGCGCCCGGACCTGGGGGATGTCTCGCAGGGGAAGCTGGTGACCATCATGAACGTCCAGGAGCTGTTCAACGGCCTCCTGAATCCGAAGCAACTGGAAGGCCTCCGGCTGCTCGTCACGCCCTTTCCCCAGCAGCAGTTCAATCAGACCGCCGACCGCCGCTCCGAGCTGCCCAGCCGGGGCGTGAGCTGCTTCGACTGTCACGTCAACGGCCACTCCAATGGCGCCACGCACCTGGTGGGCGACATCCGGCCCCAGGAGTTCCGCCACCGCATCGATACGCCGACGCTCCGCGGAGTGAACATCCAGCGCCTGTTCGGCTCACAGCGGGCCCTGAAGACCGTGGAGGACTTCACCGAGTTCGAGCAGCGCGCGGCGTACTTCGATGGCGACCCGGTCATCGCGACGAAGAAAGGGGTCAACATCCTCGAGCGGGGTAGCCAGGTACACTTCATGGCGGAGGTCCAGGCCCTCCTCGACTTCCCGCCGGCCCCCAAGCTCCGCTTCGACGGGAAGCTGGACCCGAAGAAGGCCACCCAGCAGGAGATGCGCGGACAGACGCTCTTCTTCGGCAAGGCGCAGTGCTCCGTGTGCCACCTCCCGCCCTATTACACAGACAACCTGATGCACAACCTGCAGGCGGAGCGCTTCTACAAGCCCCGGCTGGTAAACGGCGCGGTGATGGGCTCCGATGGCCCCATCAAGACGTTCCCCCTGCGAGGCATCAAGGACTCTCCGCCCTATCTCCATGATGGGCGGCTCATGACGCTGGAGGACACGGTGGAGTTCTTCAACCTCGTGCTGGAGACCCGGCTCAACGCGCAGGAGAAGAAGGACCTGGTCGCGTTCATGCGCACGCTCTGA
- a CDS encoding DUF6624 domain-containing protein, with the protein MRRIIALLAALNLVACAHGGGAAPEAASVTKPTAPKPVATPEAKAAASEASGLAMKGDNARALPLFRSAWEGGGRSRNLAYNAACAASLLAEREEALVWLERAVEEGFDDAKHLQKDPDLSNVRSLPGYAALEQRVIAAEAKQYEAADPVLRDELLKRMEEDQAARGALVASNFQDEAAKAKMMDVDARNTTWLKGVIAKHGWPGSALVGRRGTFAAWLLVQHADQDVAFQSEVLPMLEKAVARGEGTAKDLAYLTDRVLVNTGKPQRYATQLEEVDGKTVPKALEDPEKVNERRAAVGLDTLEEYIAAFERMKAAATQQKP; encoded by the coding sequence ATGCGTCGCATCATCGCCCTGCTTGCCGCGCTGAACCTGGTTGCATGTGCCCACGGTGGTGGCGCCGCGCCGGAAGCCGCCTCGGTCACGAAGCCCACGGCGCCAAAGCCCGTCGCCACGCCCGAAGCGAAAGCGGCTGCCTCCGAGGCATCCGGACTGGCCATGAAGGGCGACAACGCGCGCGCCCTTCCCCTGTTCCGAAGCGCTTGGGAAGGCGGGGGGCGCAGCAGGAACCTGGCCTACAACGCGGCCTGCGCGGCGTCCTTGCTGGCGGAGCGCGAGGAGGCGCTGGTCTGGCTGGAGCGCGCCGTGGAGGAGGGCTTCGATGACGCGAAGCACCTCCAGAAGGACCCTGACCTGAGCAACGTCCGGAGCCTGCCCGGCTACGCGGCGCTGGAGCAGCGAGTCATCGCCGCCGAGGCGAAGCAGTACGAGGCCGCGGACCCTGTGCTGCGGGACGAGTTGCTCAAGCGCATGGAAGAGGACCAGGCGGCGCGCGGTGCCCTCGTCGCCTCGAACTTCCAGGATGAGGCCGCCAAGGCGAAGATGATGGACGTCGATGCCCGCAACACCACCTGGCTCAAGGGCGTCATCGCGAAGCATGGCTGGCCGGGAAGCGCCCTGGTGGGCCGGCGCGGTACCTTCGCCGCGTGGTTGCTGGTGCAGCACGCGGACCAGGATGTGGCCTTCCAGAGCGAGGTCCTTCCGATGCTGGAGAAGGCCGTGGCGCGAGGGGAGGGCACCGCGAAGGACCTCGCGTACCTCACGGACCGGGTGCTGGTGAATACCGGCAAGCCGCAGCGCTACGCCACCCAGTTGGAGGAGGTGGATGGAAAGACGGTGCCCAAGGCGCTGGAGGACCCCGAGAAGGTGAACGAGCGGCGCGCCGCCGTGGGGCTCGATACGCTGGAGGAGTACATCGCGGCCTTCGAGCGGATGAAGGCCGCGGCCACCCAGCAGAAGCCCTGA